From the Catharus ustulatus isolate bCatUst1 chromosome 2, bCatUst1.pri.v2, whole genome shotgun sequence genome, the window TTTCTCATAAAAACCAGGGGGGAATGTGTTATACCAGATACTGCCAAATATTTGTGTTCCCTAAAAGAAGGTATCCCCCCAGAGGGAGGCAAAACAGAATAGTGGTGCATTTTCCAGCTGTCAGACAGGAGAAGTCCCTTTCAGTAGGAACTGCAGTGGAAAGAGGAGGAACTGATctcaggatggggacagggacaagaggGGGACAACAGCTTGCTCTGTCCCAGCAAGCCAGGAGTCTGGGAAAAGGATCTCTGAAACCAAACCagacagaaaagagcaaaatgcCCCGTCACTCATGTCTGCTATGCAGACAGGAGATGGACAGAAACAGCAGTTTTGTCATGTCATCAGCTCGCCACggggaaaacagacaaaattaaaCCAGAGTGCAGCTTTCATTAACCGTGCAAGCCAACTGCTTAGCTGCTTGCTGATGGCAGAGAGGATTATCAGTGAAATCAAGAAGCCACAgagaacctttttttttttagaggagTAAAAAGTTCAGCAGAACTGCTTGCCAATAATTCATATAATTTAGAAGAACTGGATTTTGTCCTCTTCCTCCCCCCAGAGAAATAAGGGCTGCAAATGGAGTTAACACTGACAGTGCTAACGGGAAAGCAGAGCCACGAGACGCTTCCCCAGCCAGCAATTCTTTTAAGGTGTCTCAGCTCTGACTGCAATTTTCAGTTCCTCCCATCTCAGGCTGATATCGCCAGATGTTACAAATCACAGCACAGGTGGGGATTGAGGAAAagggcagggaaggatttctcaGACATATCCCACTATCCATTACAGAACATGACAAAATCACAGTTTTATCCTCAGCGCTACCTGGAAAATTATTCTAAAGCCAGATTTTCTGCAGTGAAAGGGTAGTGCATTAAAGCATGGATCAGCTGTTGAGAGAGTAATAAATATTGGCAGATTATAGATTCTTTTCCCTCGTTGTGGGAAGAGGCcaacacatttttcattaaaatcctATTCCATCTTTGAGTGAAAGTCTGATGTGCTGCTTTAGTGCAGTTGGTATTCCTCCACAGGGAAGCAGGATGGTGCTGAACAGACAATTCCGCTCATCCCCTTCACAAGCTTTCCAGCATTTTCCTCACTGAATACATGTCCTAAGCCTTCTCAATCACACTACTCCCAGAGGCATTTTGGCTTTCCCCTTTTAGGCAGGGAAGTGACAGGAATGTGCCGACAAAAGGACTCATGCAGTACTTGCATGGCCTATGAAAATCTGCCCTTCTTATAAAAACCTAGAAAAAACCCTTAATTCTAACTAGTAACTCATAACTATGGCTAAGAATTCTGAGGAAGGCATTTGTTGAGAGGCAgggcaaggaagaaaaataggTTTTACACCACTATTCTGGCAGGACCAcaaacaagatttaaaaataacaatacaAATTTTGGAAGCactaaaaaatacatttcagtgcACTTCAATTATTAACACTGATGCAGGTTTTCCAATATGACGAGCTAATACCTTGGACGGACTGCTCCATTTCTTAAAAGTTATTCTTAAAATTTCACAAAAcatattaaaacattaaaaaaaaaaaaaagtacacttTCTCTATGCTCAGGCTTCAAAAAAATAAGGATTATTttacagggagggaggaaacgCAGCATTACCACCACCTAGGCTGTACGCTTACACTTTATGTTATACCAAAAGCTTGCAGATCCAAATAAGACTCTGATCAAAGAGTACTCATAACTTAATCTGATACATACAGAAACGTCTTGTACAAATTACAACCCTTCTAGTTTCCTTGTGACAATCTACTGTAAAGCAAATTTTATctacatgtattttaaataacatcaccagaaaaataaaaagtttatcAAATGAAAACATGTTTCAATTAGaccatgcttttttttttttaaaatcatgctCAATTTATACAGTAGTCATGTTCatactcatttttctttttttttttttttaaacaaagattCAAAACTGCTGATTGTAAACTCACTGAGGAGGCTGCAGTTTATTCTGGCTCTTTTTTGATTGTTCGCACTTTTTCCAGAAGTCCATGCACTTCTCCATTCACACCACCATGCTGATGAGAGGTGTTGCTCCCCATATGGCTGTTGTAAGGGCTTCTTAAGTTACTAAAAGGAGTTTTAAGCTCTGTGTCAGATGTCAACTCCTCTTTGATTGTAACACGAGTTGAACTCTCGGTAAATGAAGGTTCATTCCAAATTTCTTTGTCATGTGCTTCTTGGCTGCTGACAGAGCTGCCGCCTTTCTGTAACATGTAGTACAATATTGGGTTGGTTTTGGTCAGTCTCGGAGAGTCTTTCTCATAATCGTTCTTGTCCATGCCCGTGATCACCCATCTGATGGGCCCCTTCTCACCGGGCATGGAACACATGCTGAACTGGTCGGACTCCAGTCTGGACACTGTACTGCCCAAATGTTCGGGGaagggggagctggcaggactTTTTACTGCTACAGGATACTGAAATGTTCTGTGGTCTACACAATTGTTCTGTTGTTGCACAGGGCTTCCCACCAACGATCTTACGGAAGAAATGGTGAATTCAGGTTTATTGATTGTTgcactggttttgtttccttttttcttgccCTCTGTTAGTATGTTATTCCTATGTTGTGACAGATCTCTCTCACAGTTTTCTGAGAGAAGTAGCTGTTTCAACACATTAAAGCCTTTACTATCTCTAGACCAACTCCTATTTTCAGTTTCACTATTTGAACCATGACTTACAGCATATTTAAATTCAGCATCACTTCTGCTGAATTTCAGTTCTTGCTGGTTAAGCAAAGGCCCGTACAGTGCCTCAGTAGGAGAAGCATGATTGTTTCCAGCATCAGACACAttacttttcatcttttttaatGGGCTTTCCAAAGGCTCAGCGTGAAGCTTCCTCTTCTTCGGTACTGTGCAAAGACTCTTGGATTCAAGGTGTGTCAGCTCGTTGTTTCGGTGACTCCTGTCCAGCTCATCTGCGGGGTAATTGTCTTGATTCTGTCTCAGCAACCTACTTAGCAGGCCAtttttggaaaaagagaaatcttgAGGTGAAAGAGGCTCAGATTTCACCTCCTCAGATGCTGGAGAAGTAGCTGTGTTTCTCTGCAGTGAATGAACAAACCCTTGGAATTTGTTACCCTTGCATTCTCTTACTTGTTGTGCATTTGAATTATAAGGAACATTTGATTCGTCAGATggctcagtttttattttcaccgTCAATATTTGCTCATTCAAAGCCTTGTCTGTCTGTTCTTGAGAACTTTCATCTCTTAAAAGcatcctctctttcttttcacttttccctTTATTGGGAGTTCCCAGAAGCAGCTGAAGGACAGTGCGCCTTTCAAGGAGATTTTCTATTTCCGAACCTGGAAGTCCTTGTTCAGCGGGTGCCGGCTGACAActgaatattttgttattttcttcatgCATACCCAATTTATTTGTAAGCAGAGGGCTGTTCAATCTATCAATCAAGCCCACAGGTTTATCCAtgttccctgccagcagctgtttGCTAGCTCTTTGTTCCTCACTCGACATGGAACTCTGCATGCCGCACTGAGCCAGGTTCTGCAGCAGCTTGCTGGCACTGAATGCTGAAGAGTTCTGGGGACTATCGGTTCTGCTCAGCTTAGCTCCttgaatttctttgcttttggaCAGGTCTATCAAGTGTTTAGATGCGGAATTCATCAGTCTGTCTGGCTGGATGCTGCAGGCGAAGGGCGGTGAGCTCCGCTTGACAGCCAGCGACTGGTGCGAGAGATTTATAGGAGAGTCTGCTTTTGCAGAAGCCAGCAAGGGTGGAGTGCTTAACGGAGTCATTCTGTTGGCACTGGGACTGTCAGTAACAGGAGTCCTTTTCCCAGTCTGTACAGTGAATTTTGCCACATCAGCTGTACTGTGTGGTCCCTGAGGATCATTACTCTTGTCTACCTGTTCTTCACTCTTATGCCCAAGTAACAGCTGAAGTAGTGTTACTTTCTGGTGGGGATTCAGCTTAGAAGCTTTTGGAGTGTCTTTCTCTTCCTTGGTCTCTGGACAGGAAGCTTTTGGATCCCAGTTACGAAGCAAGGACTGAGTCAGGTTATCCAGTGATGCAGGTGGACCTGCATCTGGTTTATCTGTCCTCTGTTTAAAGGATAGGTCTATGGGAAGACAGTTAGAATGGGAGCTTTCATCGTCACTGCTGTCTTCTGTAAAGCTGGGATTGTTGTCTGAATACTCATCAACAGTTGTTGGTGTGCTGCTGTCTTCAAAAATGCTGGCTCTCTCACTCTGCTCACGCCCTTTCACGTGCTTGGTGGTATTCTGGCTTTTCAGCAGATGTAAGAGCAAACTGTTGCTGGGAGAGGTTTTCAGGTTACTCTTTTCCACAGTACTTTTGTATCCCACGGTTTTGGGGGGCGAGTGCAAGATTCCCACCGAGCTCTGAAAAGGTGCCATGCTGCCTTTGCTAGGGACTGTTTTGGGGGACGATCCTGCCTGGCCATTGAGATGGCTCGTCATCCCTTTGGCCAAGCCGAACTGGCCCATGTCCTTCTGAGcgctctcctgcagcctggccatCGCTGCAAGCCTCTCGCTCGCAATCTGGTTGGCATTTTGTGCTTTTAGAGCGTGTTCCCTGGAGTACTGCTGCAAGTGGGCCTCGCTGgaaaggagcagagccagctggcTGCACGCCACGCTGGGCTTGGGcgaagcagcagggctggatcgTTTCTCCACCATGCTTGCGACAGCTTGTAACCTCGCAGCACACGACAGGGGCTCGTTCATCACCTTGGGGCCGCTCTGCACCGCATGAGGGGATTCTATAAACCTCTCCTTGGGCAGGTTCTTTGTGATGTCAGGCAGGCTGCTGTCCAGCTTCTGAtcttttgctttgctcttcttCAGCAGAGTCTTCAGGTGGCTGGATGCAACACCGTAGCACCTTAAATCTTTCTCCACTTGTAAGGAATCATGGCTAAGAGAATACCCCTGCTCCTTAAGACTCTGTCTAATCTGCTGTGACAGAGCAACACTCTGCAGCCTAGAGCTGAATGACTGAAGCAAAGAGGCAAGTAATGTGCTATCCTGTTTGCCTTTAGGCACATTTTCAACCATGCCAGCCAACAAAgcttccttttttccatctAAATCCACAATGGAATCAGACAAGCGCCTTCTCTTTGCTGCATTCCAGTCTTCTGAAGACTGCAGCAGTCTTGCTTTTTTGAGGTGCAGCATGCCAGATCCTCGATATGTACTCGTGTTAAGAACTGGACCATTACTCTGACAGCTGGGAAATATATTTCCTGAAATCTTAAAGTTTTGATCCTCCCCACTATGGCCAGTGGACTTTTTGTCAACTGCAGTACCTGAGCCTCCTGCTGCTTGATGCATTAGTAATCCCTCTAGGTAAGTTAGAACAACAGAATCCTGGTGCATCTCAGAGCCAAGCTCTTCTCCATGAGTCATGTTCAATAAAAGTTTCCAAAAAGGCTCTGTTTCTGTTCACTTCAAAGACTAGTTTTGCTCAATCAAGATGCAGAGTTAATAACAGGTAGATGTCTATAGAGTTTTTTTAGAGACTttcagaaacaacagaaaatgtaTTATCCTAGGCAGGCTTCTCCCAGTGTACACTGTTTGATGAGCCAGGTTTCCAATCATAGCAATCAGCTGATATCTAGGGTATTTATGGATGATGTCTAGGAGCACTCAAAACAtggtttcacagaaaaaaagttcCATTAAGTATTTGCTGCCTTCTTTCTTCAGGAGGCCagcttgcttttcttccttttccatctccaCCAAGCACATAAAACTCCTAAGTcggaaacacaaaacaaaaagaaaacatttaggATTAAGATATAATTGCATAAgacatttttccttaaaataaaataaaaccccccCATGCATTGTCTTAAGCAGAGATTCAGGATACATGAACAACACACACATTCCAGaagaagataaaaatcaaataaaggACAAAATACATGGAATTTAAAGAACTTCATGAAAACAATTCTGAGATAAAGTTTTATGCAAAAATTTATACATTATATTTATACattatacatatatgtatatatttatgcaaAGCTTACTTATCATAAGCACAGCTACTACAAGCCTTCACTGAATTTCACTACTCTGAAGCTAAAAACAAGGAATAGTAAACCTGAAAGGAAAATCTTGAACCACTCTAAacacagttttttaaaatccaatgAATTTTACTTCACAGTTGCGCAAACTTTTCTTCTGTAAAGGCAAATAAACAGGACACACAGCCTACTCTTAAATTGAACTAATAGGAAAAGGCAGGCCTAAAGCCAATGTTTAGTTTCACATTGCACATGTTTCCAAATAACAAAATAGACAGCATCATACATATATGAGCACATTTTTGTTTGGCAGGTGGATGATACTGCTGAAAGGAGAAACAAAGTTGTTAGTTCTGCCCAGGACTATACACCAATGCAAAATCCAGTATGGTAACACAACAGGGGTGCAATCTGTTGTTCTTACAACACCCAAACACAACAAGTTGTTAGAACAATCATGTGATAAGAGTGGGGAAAAGGTTGCTTATGCTCCTGATGCAACATAAATCCTGGCATCAAAATCCTCCTTTCCCTGGAGGATTTTCACCTTTATATCCCTTCTGTACATGAACCACATGAtggcaaaaccaaaccaaaccagttCTTCCCTGAAGTCTTGTTATTCTTCAAGAGTGTATAATATCTCTactaaatactttttttttggatgGGGCAGTGTGGAATAAAAAGCTGTTATAAAATGCACAGCAATGGTGCCTGTGTTGGATGCATCTCTTCAGTTTCCCTTATAGGGCTGGTCAATGGCAGCAGGAACATTGCAGTCACCACAGCTCAATAATGAGATCATGACACCACACATGCATCCTCCTTCACTCATTCAGTGCTAAATTGGTACTAATATTCAACATGAGCAAAGGTAAGTGTCCTTCTGCATACTGAACTCTGCAATCTGCTTTCACGGGCTAAAACTCCATTGAAAACTTGTATTTACAAGTTTAAAAAGGATGTACACAGATGAAATCCTTGCCTCCTTAAAGTGAATGAATATTTTATGATTGATTTCCCAAAGGCAAGTTTTTAATTCAATACCTACAGGCAAATAGTAGTCAGAAAATAATCAGAtcttaaaaatgtaaagaataaGAACTACTAAATAGCTGTAATGTTAACTGTCCTTAATCTCCCAGGGCAAATACTCCCTTATTTGGTTTTAAGTCATCTagaaaaagtgtaaaaattgatcttaaaaaaaaaataaacacccaaaacaaatgcaaacaaaaaatctaaCCAGCAATGCATTGTAGTGTAAATGTGTATATCCATGCATTTAAATATCAAATGGAAAGCTGTTAGCTATTATTGAGGTCTCAGTATTTCTCTCAGAAATACATGTCCACATTAACGATCATTTACATAATTAACTGTAGAAGACACAGAGTTCCTTCAAACATGAAGTAACTTAAATGTGGATTCAGCTAACCGAAAATTATTGATCATCTTACTGTTCCTTCAAAAACTTCTGTACCTCTGGCTGGGCTTTTGCAGAGTTTCAGCCCAAAAACGgaataaaaatcacaaacaacAAATCcctaaaagaaaaccaaaacaagactTCCAATGAAAACATCAAACATCCAACAACAGTAACAGCAATACAATTGGACTAATTTCCTCAAACATTTGGGAATGCAATTTATCtggagaatttatttttccagcttcCAAAAGTAAACTGTTTATCTGCAACCAAATTTTCATGTCTCAAACAGCTGACAGTATGCTATTATTAACATTGCACTTGATACCCTCTGCATTGCATTTAAGacaataaaattgaaattctgTCAGGATTTCTGACCATGGGGTAAAAGCAAGGCTTACAGGTGACCTTTAAGATAGAGTCCCAAACAAATGCACCATTAAGCCAATATTCAGTATAGCCTTACTCACTACACCTAtgagtaattaaaaaaagataatgcATTTATGCAAATCCCTCAGGTACTCCAAAAGCTTCTTGCAGGAGATGACACTTGTAGCCAGTACAGTTTATATACAATAACTACTCCAAGAAGTGTTCTGccacctttttaattttttattctattttaattacCCAGTGCTAGGAAAATACTGATAAATTTAATGAAATCAGGTTGCTGTAAAGAAGCTTCTTTAAAGAGAATGCAATCTGGAAAGCACTTAACACATTAGAACAGGACATCAGCAATCCTTTTAAAAAGCCTCTATTGATCTAGTGCTGTAAGAAGTATTACAGTGTTAAAATCTCACATGACTATGTCCAGCTGAGGTGCAGCCAtgccaaaccaaaccagcttTGGAAATTAATGTTCAGTAGGACACTAAGGCAATCATTTAGCTACCTTCCAAACACATATAGACTGTACAAAAGAAGTTCTGAAGTCCCACTAAAATGTTAATATTCTTTCTTGAAATTAAGTATTTAAGAAATTACCAGAGCAGTggtaaggaaaaagaaaagaaagttaaaagaaaaggcagaagaaagagaaagaaatcataCAGCAACAGATTTCTTGTTTCCCAGTAAGGGCTGAAGCAACTGCTACGATCTATGAATCTCTAGACACAAACATTATATTTAATTACTATGACAAAAAAATTGGTAAGTTAGAGTACATTCCTGACCACAACTACTCTAAATGCACTCTTTTTTTGTCACTTCTAGTATCTTCTCGCAGCTTTCTGTACCATAAGAAATAAACAACCCAATTGTTGTGCAGAACCTCCAGGAGCACTCAGTGATTACAGCTCATTAAGCCATGTTTACCTAGACAAAActcaagcagcagcagaatccaCAGCACAAATGCTGTAACCCGGTGAGACACTCCCCAAGTGAAGCACACTATGAGAAATCAGTTCTTCAGCCTTTTAAAATGTGCCCAAGGAGAAACTGTAGGCAATATAGGGAAAATAAGGGAATATTAAAATGTTCACTGTACCGCATAGATCCAGAATATTAATTCCACTTTTGCAGttgaagtttttctttgtttgcaaGCTACAAATATATTTATCCACCACAAAGATTTTAAAGGAATAATAACAACAAACTGTGAGATCCTTTGCTTACCATAAAATATTACTGCTGCAGAAGATAATGAAATCTGACAACACAGCTTCTAATATGTTAAAGCACAACAGAACCAATTGCTTTTTGCTCCTGAAcatttgattttgatttttaaagaattctttGAATGAATGAATACCTCAACTGCAAAACCTAACTGGAGACTAAGCAAACAGAAGACTTTTAGTTCACCCATTAGATAAGCAGTTCCTGCTGTTTAAGAAATTATAGATAGTTCACAATTTAACTAGTAAAATCACCTTAAGACATTTTTCCAATATCCCAGACGAGCATTTCCAGGTAAATCCTTTTGCTAAATGGAAAAGAGAGccacagtaaattaaaaatatgagacTAGCATTATTTGAGCACGAGGGTTACATAATCTATTGGGTAATTCAAAAAACATGGTATTATCAAGGTGTCTTCTTCTGCAGTCTCAATTCATAGtatcataagaaaaaaaaaaatcttaccaaAATCATTAAGGTATTCACTTAGGAAACTGGCAATGGCTAGCAGATTGCCTTTATGAACATTTATTAGAAGACACATTACCCAAACTCATGCACATTGTTACAATGATTAATAGAGGCTGAGATTAGTATATGTTcacacagataaaatatttttattaactaCATTTGCAGAGTTCTTTCATGACGATTAAACTCCTGTAGCAATTTTATGTTCCATTTTTAAGTTGAGATGAATCAAAACATGCATTTGTAAAGCTAAAATCAAACTagtctgtgaaataaaaatcttccgTTATTTAATAAATTTGATGTTCTAATGCTTAGCTCCTACTGGAAGAGTCAGAAAAAGTCTTACTAGCTTCACTGACTTCCCATTCTCATATTCCCAAGTGTAAAGGCTCCAGCCCACCACATCAGCCAATGGCTCAGACTGTCATTTTAATTATTACGGATTTGAGGAATGCAGTACAGTGATTACAGTGGCAGCTTGGGATCCAGGGGTCCAATTACtcactgtgctgcagacaggCTGGCTGACTTCTGGTTTTACTTCTCTGTACCCTGTTTTCCCAGATGGAGTAATAATAGATggaaacttcagaaaataattgagGATAAATATATTAAAGGCAGTGTGTTACTCAGCAGCTCCAGTACCAGCACTGAGTAAGTACCTAAAACACAGGATTTCAAGTGATTCCTCATCCTTACAGCTGCCTGCAGTGAAATGCTGAAGAACATAGTGAAATTAGGTCCTCAAAAAAGAATTCCTGGGTATTGCAGCAGAACCTTGCAGTGAACTGAGTATGGGTAATGAGACTTATTGTCCCAGAATTATTTAGTTACTAAGCTCAATTTGCACACCTTTGATTTCAGCAGGAAGGATGTTTTCAGAGTGCTGGTAAAAGCACTTCAGTCTTTAGTCGGCTCTTTTTGCAAAGGTTCCGAGCAACAAAACAGCCCTGGCACCAaatgcacagagctgcacaaacaAGCAGGTACTTCAATGATACTTAAGCACGTGCTTTAAGAGAATAAAGTATTTAAGTGCTTTGCTTTCCCAAATCCACGCTTTATTTGTGTCAGAAATCTGTTCAGATGAATGGAGCAGCTGAGACCTCTTCACAGTTTTGATTCAGGCAGCCAAGACATTTTGAAGGTTCCCTTTGCAAATGTAGTTTcgaaaaagaaaaagaaaaaaaggcagaaatgatCAGATGGGGGAGCAAAACTCAGCAATAAGTGGGTGAATTCTCCCACAGCTGCACTCAAAAGAACTTGGGAATCCAGAAACCTTTTTGAACAACcaattcatttaaataaaataaatcaggctCCTCTCCTACAACTGTAGGGTATCAGTttgagaaagcaaaaataagctTCTTCCCAGGAGCATGGCATATTATTCACTGCTCCTAGGCTTGCTGACTGACtccaaaagacattttaaacaTGGGAAGGACAGCCTATCCCTTTCAGACAGCTCACTCAGGAGAGGGCACAT encodes:
- the LOC116992392 gene encoding nuclear receptor-interacting protein 1-like; protein product: MTHGEELGSEMHQDSVVLTYLEGLLMHQAAGGSGTAVDKKSTGHSGEDQNFKISGNIFPSCQSNGPVLNTSTYRGSGMLHLKKARLLQSSEDWNAAKRRRLSDSIVDLDGKKEALLAGMVENVPKGKQDSTLLASLLQSFSSRLQSVALSQQIRQSLKEQGYSLSHDSLQVEKDLRCYGVASSHLKTLLKKSKAKDQKLDSSLPDITKNLPKERFIESPHAVQSGPKVMNEPLSCAARLQAVASMVEKRSSPAASPKPSVACSQLALLLSSEAHLQQYSREHALKAQNANQIASERLAAMARLQESAQKDMGQFGLAKGMTSHLNGQAGSSPKTVPSKGSMAPFQSSVGILHSPPKTVGYKSTVEKSNLKTSPSNSLLLHLLKSQNTTKHVKGREQSERASIFEDSSTPTTVDEYSDNNPSFTEDSSDDESSHSNCLPIDLSFKQRTDKPDAGPPASLDNLTQSLLRNWDPKASCPETKEEKDTPKASKLNPHQKVTLLQLLLGHKSEEQVDKSNDPQGPHSTADVAKFTVQTGKRTPVTDSPSANRMTPLSTPPLLASAKADSPINLSHQSLAVKRSSPPFACSIQPDRLMNSASKHLIDLSKSKEIQGAKLSRTDSPQNSSAFSASKLLQNLAQCGMQSSMSSEEQRASKQLLAGNMDKPVGLIDRLNSPLLTNKLGMHEENNKIFSCQPAPAEQGLPGSEIENLLERRTVLQLLLGTPNKGKSEKKERMLLRDESSQEQTDKALNEQILTVKIKTEPSDESNVPYNSNAQQVRECKGNKFQGFVHSLQRNTATSPASEEVKSEPLSPQDFSFSKNGLLSRLLRQNQDNYPADELDRSHRNNELTHLESKSLCTVPKKRKLHAEPLESPLKKMKSNVSDAGNNHASPTEALYGPLLNQQELKFSRSDAEFKYAVSHGSNSETENRSWSRDSKGFNVLKQLLLSENCERDLSQHRNNILTEGKKKGNKTSATINKPEFTISSVRSLVGSPVQQQNNCVDHRTFQYPVAVKSPASSPFPEHLGSTVSRLESDQFSMCSMPGEKGPIRWVITGMDKNDYEKDSPRLTKTNPILYYMLQKGGSSVSSQEAHDKEIWNEPSFTESSTRVTIKEELTSDTELKTPFSNLRSPYNSHMGSNTSHQHGGVNGEVHGLLEKVRTIKKEPE